The sequence below is a genomic window from Thermoleophilaceae bacterium.
CCGCGTGGCCGCCCGCGCGCAGCTCGTCGGTGAGGACGCGCGGGCGGCTGCGCGCAGCGCGCTGCCACGGCACCTCGAGCACGGGCTGCGTGTCCAGACCCCGGGCGGGGGCGACGCCGGCGCGGTGCGCGTCACCGTGCGCGTGCCGCTGCTGCTTCCGGGCGTGCGCAGCCCGGTGTCGGTGGGCGCGGCGGCGTCGCTGGGGGAGGGGTCGTGATGCGGGCGCCGCACGCCGGTCGCGAGCGCGGCCAGGCCGCCTTGGAACTGCTCGGCGGCCTGCCGCTGATGATCGCGTTCGGCCTCGTCGCATTCCAGCTGCTCGCCGTCGGCTACGCGTCGGTGCTCGCCGGGACGGCCGCCGAGGCGGGCGCCCTGGCGCTGGCCGGTGGGGCGGACGCCGGGGTGGCGGCACGCGACGCGGTGCCCGGCTGGTCCCGCGCCCGGATGGCGGTTGGCGTGAGCCGTGGCGAGGTCCGCATCAGCATTCGCCCGCTGTCGCCCATCCGGGCCCTGTCGCGGCGCTTCGAGGTGCGCGCCGAGGCCGCGGTGGAGGCGCCGTGAGCGCCGCCCGGTCCGCTCTGTCCCGCGCGCAGTCCTGGCTCATCGAGCCGCCGGGCCCACTCGAGGCGCTCGCGCCCGCGGCCACGGCGCCGCGGCCGCTCGTGGCGGTCTGCGGCATCGCGGGCGGCTGCGGCGCCACGGCGATCGCCCGCGCGCTGGCCGCCGAGCTCGCGGCGCGTGACCCGCTGCGCTCCGCGGTGGTGGCCGGCCCCGACGGCCGCGGCGCCCTCCCGCTCGCAACGCCCGCGGCCGCACGCCTCGCGCGGCTGGTGGCGGACCGGGTGGGGGTCGAAGCGCGGCCCAGCGGCCGCCTGTGCCTCGCGACCGGAGGGGATCC
It includes:
- a CDS encoding TadE/TadG family type IV pilus assembly protein, whose protein sequence is MFSIRRDGGQASVEMVGVLPAVILAAAVAWQLALAGHAAWACANAARVAARAQLVGEDARAAARSALPRHLEHGLRVQTPGGGDAGAVRVTVRVPLLLPGVRSPVSVGAAASLGEGS